One window of the Bacteroidales bacterium genome contains the following:
- a CDS encoding DUF1987 domain-containing protein — protein MCRYEGTDETPEIILDKENNKFEFIGKSMPEDVKEFYFPVMKWIDEYAKEPNKRTTVTFKMEYFNSASSKQILDILIKFEEIHNNGHEVEILWYYFDDDEDMEDAGDAYQEIVNIPIKLISYQ, from the coding sequence ATGTGTAGATACGAAGGAACAGACGAAACTCCTGAAATAATATTAGATAAAGAAAATAATAAATTTGAATTTATAGGGAAATCAATGCCTGAAGATGTTAAAGAATTTTATTTTCCTGTGATGAAATGGATTGATGAATATGCCAAGGAACCAAATAAAAGAACTACTGTTACATTTAAAATGGAATATTTTAATTCTGCTTCTTCAAAACAAATACTGGATATTCTTATAAAGTTTGAAGAAATTCATAATAATGGTCATGAAGTTGAGATTTTATGGTATTATTTTGATGACGATGAAGATATGGAAGATGCAGGTGATGCTTATCAGGAAATTGTAAATATTCCAATAAAGCTTATTAGTTATCAATAA
- a CDS encoding alpha/beta fold hydrolase → MLYFLKLVLLFFLCNNLFVYNVFTQIYHYETGEIIPIAKNDTLLIKHGVFKGYDADYCTLIVKENRTKAHPRLINLPVIRVKSLSKTPLEPIFLLNGGPGKSNIWDDMFPEWLLSSHDIIMVGYRGIEGSVILDAPEIKSFLKKTYKPLSDNNYNNLKTLWLQVFERYNKENIDLSGYNLEEVVEDIESVRKFLKYDKINLFSFSYGTMLSQLYCLNYNEHLNKIVMNNARPLGYVNFESNIIESQLEYINNLGTQNSLCNKKSQDIKLLFENILNDIDKINTPHPIDTDKLKLIIFKKLNSVTNYNYIFESLLLANNGYYDNLYELESQFYDEFISDLVLGDCIMKRFSNYPVNNTTNNQKHNLGNELAKINNRYWNIINNEDINITVNSVYKINNCNIPSLFVSGSIDFSAPVEYVKNVLLPKFKNGKLVIINECGHQDIMTEQENAYKNLIINYFDNNIIDTSLFIYKPIDFCR, encoded by the coding sequence ATGTTGTATTTTTTAAAGTTAGTTTTACTTTTTTTTCTTTGTAATAATTTATTTGTTTATAATGTTTTCACTCAAATATATCATTACGAAACAGGAGAAATTATTCCTATTGCCAAAAACGATACTCTCCTAATAAAACATGGCGTTTTCAAAGGATATGATGCAGATTATTGTACTTTAATAGTTAAAGAAAACCGGACTAAAGCACATCCAAGACTAATAAATTTACCTGTTATCAGAGTTAAATCCTTATCAAAAACACCTCTCGAACCTATATTTCTTTTAAATGGAGGCCCTGGAAAATCAAATATTTGGGATGATATGTTTCCTGAATGGTTACTATCTTCGCATGATATTATTATGGTAGGTTATCGCGGTATTGAAGGCTCTGTAATTTTAGATGCACCTGAAATAAAATCTTTTTTAAAAAAAACTTATAAACCACTTTCAGATAATAATTATAATAACTTAAAAACATTGTGGTTACAAGTATTTGAAAGGTATAACAAAGAAAATATTGATTTAAGCGGATATAATTTAGAGGAAGTGGTTGAAGATATTGAATCGGTAAGAAAATTTTTAAAATATGATAAAATAAACTTGTTTTCATTCAGCTATGGTACAATGCTTTCCCAATTATATTGCTTAAACTATAATGAGCATTTGAATAAAATTGTAATGAATAATGCCAGACCTTTGGGATACGTTAATTTTGAAAGTAATATAATAGAATCACAGCTAGAATATATAAATAATCTTGGGACACAAAATTCATTATGTAATAAAAAAAGTCAGGATATAAAATTATTATTTGAAAATATTCTTAATGATATTGATAAAATCAACACGCCACATCCTATTGATACTGATAAATTAAAACTAATCATATTTAAAAAACTAAATTCAGTTACTAATTATAATTATATTTTTGAATCTTTATTACTTGCAAACAATGGTTATTATGACAACTTATATGAACTTGAAAGCCAGTTTTACGATGAATTTATTAGTGATTTAGTTTTAGGTGACTGCATTATGAAACGGTTTAGTAATTACCCTGTGAATAATACTACTAATAATCAAAAACATAATTTAGGAAATGAATTAGCGAAAATAAATAATCGTTACTGGAATATCATTAATAATGAAGATATTAATATAACTGTCAATTCAGTTTATAAAATTAATAACTGTAATATTCCCAGCCTGTTTGTTTCGGGAAGTATTGATTTTTCAGCCCCTGTTGAATATGTTAAAAATGTATTACTGCCAAAATTTAAAAACGGGAAATTAGTTATAATCAATGAATGCGGTCATCAGGATATTATGACAGAACAGGAAAACGCCTATAAAAATCTTATAATTAACTATTTTGATAATAATATTATTGATACTTCTTTATTCATTTATAAACCAATAGATTTTTGCAGATAA
- a CDS encoding ROK family protein: MNSLGVDIGASGIKAAPVDLITGKLISERIRIETPFPATPDAVVSVISKLVECFDWKGLVGCGFPGVIKNGVAKTAANLHKSWINVNALELISNSTNCIVKVINDADAAGVAEVKFGRGKNIKGLVLMVTVGTGLGTVLFNDGKLIPNTEFGHLFLKNEIAEHYASDAIRKKDKLSWTDWGKRFNDYLCHLENLLWPELIIIGGGASKKFEKYNDYLNTRTKVVPAQLLNYAGIIGAAVWSGNNQ, encoded by the coding sequence ATGAATTCATTAGGTGTTGATATTGGAGCATCAGGGATAAAAGCTGCACCTGTGGATTTAATAACAGGAAAATTAATTAGTGAAAGAATCAGGATTGAGACTCCTTTTCCTGCTACTCCTGATGCAGTTGTTTCTGTTATTAGTAAATTAGTTGAATGTTTTGATTGGAAAGGTCTTGTTGGTTGTGGTTTTCCCGGTGTTATAAAAAATGGTGTTGCTAAAACTGCAGCAAATTTACATAAAAGCTGGATTAATGTTAATGCTTTAGAATTAATTTCAAATTCAACAAATTGCATTGTAAAAGTTATTAACGATGCTGACGCAGCAGGCGTGGCTGAAGTGAAATTTGGCAGAGGAAAAAACATTAAAGGATTAGTATTAATGGTAACTGTTGGAACCGGTTTGGGAACAGTTTTGTTTAACGATGGTAAATTAATTCCTAATACTGAATTTGGACATTTATTTTTAAAAAACGAAATTGCTGAGCATTACGCTTCTGATGCAATAAGAAAAAAAGATAAGTTATCTTGGACAGATTGGGGAAAACGTTTTAATGACTATTTATGTCATCTTGAAAATTTACTTTGGCCCGAACTTATTATTATTGGGGGAGGAGCAAGTAAAAAATTTGAAAAATATAATGATTATCTCAATACAAGAACAAAAGTTGTGCCTGCACAATTATTGAATTATGCAGGAATTATAGGTGCTGCTGTATGGTCAGGAAATAATCAATAA
- a CDS encoding CoA-binding protein: MVKLSSINDFFSCKNYAFIGISSSGDKFSNSLYEELKKKNFTLFPVNPNINEYEEDKCYENVKDIQENIEGAIILTPKIQTELIIKDCLSKGIKHIWIQQGAENDDAIKYAKENNINVIYKECVFMYAEPVTSIHAFHRWFKKLFGKYPK; this comes from the coding sequence ATGGTAAAACTATCTTCAATAAACGATTTTTTTTCATGTAAAAACTATGCTTTTATTGGAATTTCTTCATCAGGAGATAAATTCAGTAATTCTTTATATGAAGAATTGAAAAAAAAGAATTTTACATTATTTCCTGTTAATCCAAATATAAATGAATACGAAGAAGATAAATGTTATGAAAATGTAAAAGATATTCAGGAAAATATCGAAGGAGCAATAATTTTGACTCCGAAAATTCAAACCGAACTTATTATAAAAGATTGTTTAAGCAAGGGTATTAAACATATCTGGATTCAACAGGGAGCCGAAAATGATGATGCAATAAAATATGCAAAAGAAAACAATATTAATGTTATATATAAAGAGTGTGTTTTTATGTACGCTGAACCTGTAACATCAATACATGCTTTTCACAGGTGGTTTAAAAAGCTTTTCGGGAAGTATCCTAAATAG